Proteins from one Haliaeetus albicilla chromosome 4, bHalAlb1.1, whole genome shotgun sequence genomic window:
- the CCDC30 gene encoding coiled-coil domain-containing protein 30 isoform X3 produces the protein MEAAAAAPAEAPVPAETVRRWLRAEGADPAAPAEEQLGLAWRLLRRAEARLGDLERRRAEEMRDVESYVGHVRNLTEERDAITTEYEKENEQLRLELTRLQLQREAQLKEVEEMLEQEGLSEIAHSNASEQIAYLLVERTTLLEKLEIADQKLNSHSYIDRLCAAQLQDEFGHVHQSLEDELQQQHESAQLIGETMNKFYREELEREQASRARVERDLDEATQRLLMAQEEIRRLTDELDAQRKEQSRIESASWSALQAPESREEGVNEWRESDRTELQKAMEHNSKLDKEILALRARVQTLDLERKAFLDLVEQLKEEICEYQKSEKQGLPLPAPAETEEVAASSLQTQGTMDEGRIEGDCVSGKAGSDQEDRYQGSETFHKRCREAIENIEGRNSQLLHKLQKLKQEHEDLVERNEELESILGETQIQTKQEKEQFESEVEGLHRKITSLETELLEVQKNKTEMSGEEQASSGAQEMQEMLESCQETIEKLGSQLGERRQRRKQLASELELLREDLKAEKKVSELLQEREQINKLELKHEDICTDEKTCEEQMAKVVFLEEQIKNLRDEQELLCSELLKSNKKREELEKQLKESNEEKRLLLEEIAQLKQDTLTTRQQGDNTLEETLRMNQGMAHRDNRFLVLQSSAGSLDGSVKQSLPDERFQQQEEKMQQLRQDLRRVQNLCSSAERELRYEREKNVDLQKQNLLLQQECTKVKAELKQARAKLSDTTETCSSLSAQWEKSQQKVKELEQELLKCSQADKLQSSLQEKLAQEKSKVCEAQKKISKLQQKLKDSHHQLLLAEARVSDKKLLEEELKEARENEARVQQELHEEQLKRKLLEQQVEELRQQLRHSRETEASLAKMHVELQAKTLHVLEDERKTDSSEQLQCQKENQKLSEQLSLLKEENKALYEEGVRLLNQKDLYVRKYNEMQLRHKDKIRRAKETFIHEVKQRDSRIKQLENELSESKLQVEKGKVLIAQITAENEKLLQERRRLLQKITDQEETPWNNRSTIATLQSRVKILDEENVRLHESKLQLSGHVPTLQRAPRSIHAPNVEDSKTVNFSDRQLQSKVLPSPRTSFPSREPPDSLSTLKTTQDTKHEGEAESQDSSFCLSPSQPSEIGYLNVASPGDTTASQLQEESQSISSENF, from the exons ATggaggcggccgccgccgccccg GCGGAGGCCCCGGTACCGGCAGAGACCGTCCGCCGCTGGCTGCGGGCGGAGGGCGCCgaccccgccgccccggccgaGGAGCAGCTGGGCCTGGCCTGGCGGCTGCTGCGACGCGCCGAGGCCCGGCTCGGCGACCTGGAACGGCGGCGGGCCGAGGAGATGAGAGAC GTGGAAAGCTATGTGGGTCACGTCCGTAACCTGACGGAGGAACGGGATGCTATCACCACcgaatatgaaaaagaaaatgaacagctCAGGCTTGAGCTGACACGGCTGCAGCTGCAGCGGG AAGCCCAGCTGAAGGAGGTCGAGGAGATGCTGGAACAGGAAGGCTTGTCCGAAATAGCTCACAGTAATGCCAGTGAACAGATTGCTTATTTACTGGTGGAAAGAACGACGCTGCTGGAGAAACTGGAGATTGCAGATCAGAAGTTGAATTCACACAGCTACATAGACAGGCTGTGTGCGGCACAGCTTCAG GATGAGTTTGGTCACGTTCATCAGTCACTAGAAGATGAACTCCAACAACAGCATGAATCTGCGCAGCTTATTGGAGAGACAATGAATAAG TTCTacagagaggagctggagagggaacAAGCATCACGTGCAAGAGTTGAACGAGATCTGGATGAGGCCACACAGAGGCTGCTGATGGCCCAGGAGGAGATCCGGAGGTTGACAGATGAGCTGGATGCACAAAGAAAGGAGCAGAGCAGAATCG AATCAGCCTCATGGTCAGCCCTGCAAGCACCTGAGAGCCGGGAGGAAGGGGTGAATGAATGGAGAGAGAGTG ACAGGACTGAGCTACAGAAGGCCATGGAGCACAACAGCAAACTGGACAAGGAAATTCTGGCGCTGCGAGCACGGGTCCAAACACTCGACTTGGAGAGAAAAGCGTTCCTTGATCTG gtTGAACAGCTCAAAGAGGAGATCTGTGAGTATCAGAAGAGTGAGAAGCAAGGACTTCCATTGCCTGCGCCAGCCGAGACTGAAGAAGTCGCTGCGTCCTCGCTGCAG ACACAAGGCACAATGGATGAAGGGAGGATTGAAGGAGACTGCGTTTCAGGCAAAGCTGGCTCAGATCAAGAAGACAGATATCAGGGTAGTGAAACATTTCATAAAAG GTGCCGAGAGGCGATTGAAAACATCGAGGGCAGGAATTCACAGCTCCTTCACAAGCTGCAAAAACTGAAGCAGGAGCACGAGGATTTGGTTGAGCGCAATGAAGAGCTGGAATCAATTCTGGGAGAGACACAGATCCAAACCAAGCAGGAGAAGGAACAGTTTGAGAGTGAGGTGGAGGGACTTCACCGGAAA ATCACAAGTTTAGAAACAGAGTTACTTGAAGTGCAGAAGAACAAAACTGAGATGAGTGGGGAAGAACAGGCATCATCTGGAGCACAAGAGATGCAAGAG atgCTGGAAAGTTGTCAGGAAACAATAGAAAAGTTGGGAAGTCAGCTGGGAGAGCGGAGACAACGGAGAAAGCAACTTGCATCTGAGCTTGAACTGTTACGAGAAGATCTGAAGGCTGAGAAGAAG GTCTCTGAACTCCTACAAGAAAGAGAACAGATTAACAAACTGGAGCTGAAACATGAAGATATATGTACCGATGAAAAGACGTGTGAAGAACAGATGGCTAAAGTAGTATTTTTGGAAGAACAGATCAAAAACTTGAGGGATGAACAAGAACTGCTCTG TTCTGAATTACTAAAAAGCAACAAGAAGAGGGAGGAGCTAGAAAAGCAGCTAAAAGagagcaatgaagaaaaacGGTTGTTACTGGAAGAAATTGCCCAGTTAAAACAAGATACCCTGACTACCCGGCAGCAGGGTGACAACACGCTTGAAGAGACTTTGAGGATGAATCAAGGCATGGCGCATAGAGATAACAGGTTTCTCGTgttgcagagctctgcaggcagttTAGATGGGAGCGTTAAACAG AGTCTGCCCGATGAGAGattccagcagcaggaggaaaaaatgcagcaacTGCGGCAGGACTTGCGTCGAGTTCAGAACTTGTGCAGCTCAGCCGAGAGGGAGCTGAGATACGAAAGGGAGAAGAATGTTGacttacaaaagcaaaatctcTTGCTCCAACAGGAATGCACCAAG GTCAAAGCTGAGCTGAAGCAAGCCCGGGCAAAACTCTCAGACACAACTGAAACATGCTCCTCTCTCTCAGCACAGTGGGAAAAAAGCCAGCAGAAGGTCAAAGAACTTGAACAAGAGCTCTTGAAGTGCTCCCAGGCTGATAAACTGCAGAGCAGTCTGCAAGAGAAACTTGCACAGGAGAAATCCAAAGTATGTGAAGCACAAAAAAAG ATTTCAAAACTCCAGCAAAAGCTAAAAGATTCAcaccaccagctcctgctggcAGAGGCCCGTGTTTCAGACAAGAAACTCCTGGAGGAGGAATTGAAGGAAGCCCGAGAAAATGAAGCTCGTGTGCAGCAAGAACTTCATGAAGAGCAGCTGAAAAG GAAGCTTCTGGAGCAGCAGGTGGAGGAGCTGCGGCAGCAGCTCCGGCATTCGAGGGAGACGGAGGCGTCGCTGGCCAAGATGCACGTGGAGCTGCAGGCCAAGACTCTGCATGTCCTAGAAGATGAGAGGAAAACTGATTCAAGCGAG CAGCTCCAGTGTCAGAAGGAGAACCAGAAGCTTTCAGAGCAACTTTCACTgctgaaggaggaaaacaaagccCTGTATGAGGAAGGAGTCCGTCTCCTGAACCAGAAGGATCTGTATGTCAG GAAATATAACGAAATGCAGCTCCGCCACAAAGACAAGATCCGCAGAGCCAAGGAGACCTTTATCCATGAGGTGAAACAAAGGGACAGCAGAATTAAGCAGCTTGAAAATGAGCTCAGCGAGtcaaagctccaagtggaaaag GGGAAGGTGCTGATTGCACAGATCACAGCTGAGAATGAGAAATTACTCCAGGAAAGAAGACGGCTCCTCCAGAAGATAACTGACCAAGAGGAGACCCCTTGGAACAACCGGTCTACAATTGCCACCCTGCAGAGCAG AGTGAAGATCCTGGACGAGGAGAATGTGCGGCTGCACGAGAGCAAACTCCAGCTCTCTGGTCACGTGCCCACCTTACAACGCGCGCCGAGGAGCATCCATGCTCCCAACGTGGAG
- the CCDC30 gene encoding coiled-coil domain-containing protein 30 isoform X4, whose translation MEAAAAAPAEAPVPAETVRRWLRAEGADPAAPAEEQLGLAWRLLRRAEARLGDLERRRAEEMRDVESYVGHVRNLTEERDAITTEYEKENEQLRLELTRLQLQREAQLKEVEEMLEQEGLSEIAHSNASEQIAYLLVERTTLLEKLEIADQKLNSHSYIDRLCAAQLQCKDEFGHVHQSLEDELQQQHESAQLIGETMNKFYREELEREQASRARVERDLDEATQRLLMAQEEIRRLTDELDAQRKEQSRIESASWSALQAPESREEGVNEWRESDRTELQKAMEHNSKLDKEILALRARVQTLDLERKAFLDLVEQLKEEICEYQKSEKQGLPLPAPAETEEVAASSLQTQGTMDEGRIEGDCVSGKAGSDQEDRYQGSETFHKRCREAIENIEGRNSQLLHKLQKLKQEHEDLVERNEELESILGETQIQTKQEKEQFESEVEGLHRKITSLETELLEVQKNKTEMSGEEQASSGAQEMQEMLESCQETIEKLGSQLGERRQRRKQLASELELLREDLKAEKKVSELLQEREQINKLELKHEDICTDEKTCEEQMAKVVFLEEQIKNLRDEQELLCSELLKSNKKREELEKQLKESNEEKRLLLEEIAQLKQDTLTTRQQGDNTLEETLRMNQGMAHRDNRFLVLQSSAGSLDGSVKQSLPDERFQQQEEKMQQLRQDLRRVQNLCSSAERELRYEREKNVDLQKQNLLLQQECTKVKAELKQARAKLSDTTETCSSLSAQWEKSQQKVKELEQELLKCSQADKLQSSLQEKLAQEKSKVCEAQKKQKLKDSHHQLLLAEARVSDKKLLEEELKEARENEARVQQELHEEQLKRKLLEQQVEELRQQLRHSRETEASLAKMHVELQAKTLHVLEDERKTDSSEQLQCQKENQKLSEQLSLLKEENKALYEEGVRLLNQKDLYVRKYNEMQLRHKDKIRRAKETFIHEVKQRDSRIKQLENELSESKLQVEKGKVLIAQITAENEKLLQERRRLLQKITDQEETPWNNRSTIATLQSRVKILDEENVRLHESKLQLSGHVPTLQRAPRSIHAPNVEDSKTVNFSDRQLQSKVLPSPRTSFPSREPPDSLSTLKTTQDTKHEGEAESQDSSFCLSPSQPSEIGYLNVASPGDTTASQLQEESQSISSENF comes from the exons ATggaggcggccgccgccgccccg GCGGAGGCCCCGGTACCGGCAGAGACCGTCCGCCGCTGGCTGCGGGCGGAGGGCGCCgaccccgccgccccggccgaGGAGCAGCTGGGCCTGGCCTGGCGGCTGCTGCGACGCGCCGAGGCCCGGCTCGGCGACCTGGAACGGCGGCGGGCCGAGGAGATGAGAGAC GTGGAAAGCTATGTGGGTCACGTCCGTAACCTGACGGAGGAACGGGATGCTATCACCACcgaatatgaaaaagaaaatgaacagctCAGGCTTGAGCTGACACGGCTGCAGCTGCAGCGGG AAGCCCAGCTGAAGGAGGTCGAGGAGATGCTGGAACAGGAAGGCTTGTCCGAAATAGCTCACAGTAATGCCAGTGAACAGATTGCTTATTTACTGGTGGAAAGAACGACGCTGCTGGAGAAACTGGAGATTGCAGATCAGAAGTTGAATTCACACAGCTACATAGACAGGCTGTGTGCGGCACAGCTTCAG TGCAAGGATGAGTTTGGTCACGTTCATCAGTCACTAGAAGATGAACTCCAACAACAGCATGAATCTGCGCAGCTTATTGGAGAGACAATGAATAAG TTCTacagagaggagctggagagggaacAAGCATCACGTGCAAGAGTTGAACGAGATCTGGATGAGGCCACACAGAGGCTGCTGATGGCCCAGGAGGAGATCCGGAGGTTGACAGATGAGCTGGATGCACAAAGAAAGGAGCAGAGCAGAATCG AATCAGCCTCATGGTCAGCCCTGCAAGCACCTGAGAGCCGGGAGGAAGGGGTGAATGAATGGAGAGAGAGTG ACAGGACTGAGCTACAGAAGGCCATGGAGCACAACAGCAAACTGGACAAGGAAATTCTGGCGCTGCGAGCACGGGTCCAAACACTCGACTTGGAGAGAAAAGCGTTCCTTGATCTG gtTGAACAGCTCAAAGAGGAGATCTGTGAGTATCAGAAGAGTGAGAAGCAAGGACTTCCATTGCCTGCGCCAGCCGAGACTGAAGAAGTCGCTGCGTCCTCGCTGCAG ACACAAGGCACAATGGATGAAGGGAGGATTGAAGGAGACTGCGTTTCAGGCAAAGCTGGCTCAGATCAAGAAGACAGATATCAGGGTAGTGAAACATTTCATAAAAG GTGCCGAGAGGCGATTGAAAACATCGAGGGCAGGAATTCACAGCTCCTTCACAAGCTGCAAAAACTGAAGCAGGAGCACGAGGATTTGGTTGAGCGCAATGAAGAGCTGGAATCAATTCTGGGAGAGACACAGATCCAAACCAAGCAGGAGAAGGAACAGTTTGAGAGTGAGGTGGAGGGACTTCACCGGAAA ATCACAAGTTTAGAAACAGAGTTACTTGAAGTGCAGAAGAACAAAACTGAGATGAGTGGGGAAGAACAGGCATCATCTGGAGCACAAGAGATGCAAGAG atgCTGGAAAGTTGTCAGGAAACAATAGAAAAGTTGGGAAGTCAGCTGGGAGAGCGGAGACAACGGAGAAAGCAACTTGCATCTGAGCTTGAACTGTTACGAGAAGATCTGAAGGCTGAGAAGAAG GTCTCTGAACTCCTACAAGAAAGAGAACAGATTAACAAACTGGAGCTGAAACATGAAGATATATGTACCGATGAAAAGACGTGTGAAGAACAGATGGCTAAAGTAGTATTTTTGGAAGAACAGATCAAAAACTTGAGGGATGAACAAGAACTGCTCTG TTCTGAATTACTAAAAAGCAACAAGAAGAGGGAGGAGCTAGAAAAGCAGCTAAAAGagagcaatgaagaaaaacGGTTGTTACTGGAAGAAATTGCCCAGTTAAAACAAGATACCCTGACTACCCGGCAGCAGGGTGACAACACGCTTGAAGAGACTTTGAGGATGAATCAAGGCATGGCGCATAGAGATAACAGGTTTCTCGTgttgcagagctctgcaggcagttTAGATGGGAGCGTTAAACAG AGTCTGCCCGATGAGAGattccagcagcaggaggaaaaaatgcagcaacTGCGGCAGGACTTGCGTCGAGTTCAGAACTTGTGCAGCTCAGCCGAGAGGGAGCTGAGATACGAAAGGGAGAAGAATGTTGacttacaaaagcaaaatctcTTGCTCCAACAGGAATGCACCAAG GTCAAAGCTGAGCTGAAGCAAGCCCGGGCAAAACTCTCAGACACAACTGAAACATGCTCCTCTCTCTCAGCACAGTGGGAAAAAAGCCAGCAGAAGGTCAAAGAACTTGAACAAGAGCTCTTGAAGTGCTCCCAGGCTGATAAACTGCAGAGCAGTCTGCAAGAGAAACTTGCACAGGAGAAATCCAAAGTATGTGAAGCACAAAAAAAG CAAAAGCTAAAAGATTCAcaccaccagctcctgctggcAGAGGCCCGTGTTTCAGACAAGAAACTCCTGGAGGAGGAATTGAAGGAAGCCCGAGAAAATGAAGCTCGTGTGCAGCAAGAACTTCATGAAGAGCAGCTGAAAAG GAAGCTTCTGGAGCAGCAGGTGGAGGAGCTGCGGCAGCAGCTCCGGCATTCGAGGGAGACGGAGGCGTCGCTGGCCAAGATGCACGTGGAGCTGCAGGCCAAGACTCTGCATGTCCTAGAAGATGAGAGGAAAACTGATTCAAGCGAG CAGCTCCAGTGTCAGAAGGAGAACCAGAAGCTTTCAGAGCAACTTTCACTgctgaaggaggaaaacaaagccCTGTATGAGGAAGGAGTCCGTCTCCTGAACCAGAAGGATCTGTATGTCAG GAAATATAACGAAATGCAGCTCCGCCACAAAGACAAGATCCGCAGAGCCAAGGAGACCTTTATCCATGAGGTGAAACAAAGGGACAGCAGAATTAAGCAGCTTGAAAATGAGCTCAGCGAGtcaaagctccaagtggaaaag GGGAAGGTGCTGATTGCACAGATCACAGCTGAGAATGAGAAATTACTCCAGGAAAGAAGACGGCTCCTCCAGAAGATAACTGACCAAGAGGAGACCCCTTGGAACAACCGGTCTACAATTGCCACCCTGCAGAGCAG AGTGAAGATCCTGGACGAGGAGAATGTGCGGCTGCACGAGAGCAAACTCCAGCTCTCTGGTCACGTGCCCACCTTACAACGCGCGCCGAGGAGCATCCATGCTCCCAACGTGGAG
- the CCDC30 gene encoding coiled-coil domain-containing protein 30 isoform X5, whose product MEAAAAAPAEAPVPAETVRRWLRAEGADPAAPAEEQLGLAWRLLRRAEARLGDLERRRAEEMRDVESYVGHVRNLTEERDAITTEYEKENEQLRLELTRLQLQREAQLKEVEEMLEQEGLSEIAHSNASEQIAYLLVERTTLLEKLEIADQKLNSHSYIDRLCAAQLQCKDEFGHVHQSLEDELQQQHESAQLIGETMNKFYREELEREQASRARVERDLDEATQRLLMAQEEIRRLTDELDAQRKEQSRIDRTELQKAMEHNSKLDKEILALRARVQTLDLERKAFLDLVEQLKEEICEYQKSEKQGLPLPAPAETEEVAASSLQTQGTMDEGRIEGDCVSGKAGSDQEDRYQGSETFHKRCREAIENIEGRNSQLLHKLQKLKQEHEDLVERNEELESILGETQIQTKQEKEQFESEVEGLHRKITSLETELLEVQKNKTEMSGEEQASSGAQEMQEMLESCQETIEKLGSQLGERRQRRKQLASELELLREDLKAEKKVSELLQEREQINKLELKHEDICTDEKTCEEQMAKVVFLEEQIKNLRDEQELLCSELLKSNKKREELEKQLKESNEEKRLLLEEIAQLKQDTLTTRQQGDNTLEETLRMNQGMAHRDNRFLVLQSSAGSLDGSVKQSLPDERFQQQEEKMQQLRQDLRRVQNLCSSAERELRYEREKNVDLQKQNLLLQQECTKVKAELKQARAKLSDTTETCSSLSAQWEKSQQKVKELEQELLKCSQADKLQSSLQEKLAQEKSKVCEAQKKISKLQQKLKDSHHQLLLAEARVSDKKLLEEELKEARENEARVQQELHEEQLKRKLLEQQVEELRQQLRHSRETEASLAKMHVELQAKTLHVLEDERKTDSSEQLQCQKENQKLSEQLSLLKEENKALYEEGVRLLNQKDLYVRKYNEMQLRHKDKIRRAKETFIHEVKQRDSRIKQLENELSESKLQVEKGKVLIAQITAENEKLLQERRRLLQKITDQEETPWNNRSTIATLQSRVKILDEENVRLHESKLQLSGHVPTLQRAPRSIHAPNVEDSKTVNFSDRQLQSKVLPSPRTSFPSREPPDSLSTLKTTQDTKHEGEAESQDSSFCLSPSQPSEIGYLNVASPGDTTASQLQEESQSISSENF is encoded by the exons ATggaggcggccgccgccgccccg GCGGAGGCCCCGGTACCGGCAGAGACCGTCCGCCGCTGGCTGCGGGCGGAGGGCGCCgaccccgccgccccggccgaGGAGCAGCTGGGCCTGGCCTGGCGGCTGCTGCGACGCGCCGAGGCCCGGCTCGGCGACCTGGAACGGCGGCGGGCCGAGGAGATGAGAGAC GTGGAAAGCTATGTGGGTCACGTCCGTAACCTGACGGAGGAACGGGATGCTATCACCACcgaatatgaaaaagaaaatgaacagctCAGGCTTGAGCTGACACGGCTGCAGCTGCAGCGGG AAGCCCAGCTGAAGGAGGTCGAGGAGATGCTGGAACAGGAAGGCTTGTCCGAAATAGCTCACAGTAATGCCAGTGAACAGATTGCTTATTTACTGGTGGAAAGAACGACGCTGCTGGAGAAACTGGAGATTGCAGATCAGAAGTTGAATTCACACAGCTACATAGACAGGCTGTGTGCGGCACAGCTTCAG TGCAAGGATGAGTTTGGTCACGTTCATCAGTCACTAGAAGATGAACTCCAACAACAGCATGAATCTGCGCAGCTTATTGGAGAGACAATGAATAAG TTCTacagagaggagctggagagggaacAAGCATCACGTGCAAGAGTTGAACGAGATCTGGATGAGGCCACACAGAGGCTGCTGATGGCCCAGGAGGAGATCCGGAGGTTGACAGATGAGCTGGATGCACAAAGAAAGGAGCAGAGCAGAATCG ACAGGACTGAGCTACAGAAGGCCATGGAGCACAACAGCAAACTGGACAAGGAAATTCTGGCGCTGCGAGCACGGGTCCAAACACTCGACTTGGAGAGAAAAGCGTTCCTTGATCTG gtTGAACAGCTCAAAGAGGAGATCTGTGAGTATCAGAAGAGTGAGAAGCAAGGACTTCCATTGCCTGCGCCAGCCGAGACTGAAGAAGTCGCTGCGTCCTCGCTGCAG ACACAAGGCACAATGGATGAAGGGAGGATTGAAGGAGACTGCGTTTCAGGCAAAGCTGGCTCAGATCAAGAAGACAGATATCAGGGTAGTGAAACATTTCATAAAAG GTGCCGAGAGGCGATTGAAAACATCGAGGGCAGGAATTCACAGCTCCTTCACAAGCTGCAAAAACTGAAGCAGGAGCACGAGGATTTGGTTGAGCGCAATGAAGAGCTGGAATCAATTCTGGGAGAGACACAGATCCAAACCAAGCAGGAGAAGGAACAGTTTGAGAGTGAGGTGGAGGGACTTCACCGGAAA ATCACAAGTTTAGAAACAGAGTTACTTGAAGTGCAGAAGAACAAAACTGAGATGAGTGGGGAAGAACAGGCATCATCTGGAGCACAAGAGATGCAAGAG atgCTGGAAAGTTGTCAGGAAACAATAGAAAAGTTGGGAAGTCAGCTGGGAGAGCGGAGACAACGGAGAAAGCAACTTGCATCTGAGCTTGAACTGTTACGAGAAGATCTGAAGGCTGAGAAGAAG GTCTCTGAACTCCTACAAGAAAGAGAACAGATTAACAAACTGGAGCTGAAACATGAAGATATATGTACCGATGAAAAGACGTGTGAAGAACAGATGGCTAAAGTAGTATTTTTGGAAGAACAGATCAAAAACTTGAGGGATGAACAAGAACTGCTCTG TTCTGAATTACTAAAAAGCAACAAGAAGAGGGAGGAGCTAGAAAAGCAGCTAAAAGagagcaatgaagaaaaacGGTTGTTACTGGAAGAAATTGCCCAGTTAAAACAAGATACCCTGACTACCCGGCAGCAGGGTGACAACACGCTTGAAGAGACTTTGAGGATGAATCAAGGCATGGCGCATAGAGATAACAGGTTTCTCGTgttgcagagctctgcaggcagttTAGATGGGAGCGTTAAACAG AGTCTGCCCGATGAGAGattccagcagcaggaggaaaaaatgcagcaacTGCGGCAGGACTTGCGTCGAGTTCAGAACTTGTGCAGCTCAGCCGAGAGGGAGCTGAGATACGAAAGGGAGAAGAATGTTGacttacaaaagcaaaatctcTTGCTCCAACAGGAATGCACCAAG GTCAAAGCTGAGCTGAAGCAAGCCCGGGCAAAACTCTCAGACACAACTGAAACATGCTCCTCTCTCTCAGCACAGTGGGAAAAAAGCCAGCAGAAGGTCAAAGAACTTGAACAAGAGCTCTTGAAGTGCTCCCAGGCTGATAAACTGCAGAGCAGTCTGCAAGAGAAACTTGCACAGGAGAAATCCAAAGTATGTGAAGCACAAAAAAAG ATTTCAAAACTCCAGCAAAAGCTAAAAGATTCAcaccaccagctcctgctggcAGAGGCCCGTGTTTCAGACAAGAAACTCCTGGAGGAGGAATTGAAGGAAGCCCGAGAAAATGAAGCTCGTGTGCAGCAAGAACTTCATGAAGAGCAGCTGAAAAG GAAGCTTCTGGAGCAGCAGGTGGAGGAGCTGCGGCAGCAGCTCCGGCATTCGAGGGAGACGGAGGCGTCGCTGGCCAAGATGCACGTGGAGCTGCAGGCCAAGACTCTGCATGTCCTAGAAGATGAGAGGAAAACTGATTCAAGCGAG CAGCTCCAGTGTCAGAAGGAGAACCAGAAGCTTTCAGAGCAACTTTCACTgctgaaggaggaaaacaaagccCTGTATGAGGAAGGAGTCCGTCTCCTGAACCAGAAGGATCTGTATGTCAG GAAATATAACGAAATGCAGCTCCGCCACAAAGACAAGATCCGCAGAGCCAAGGAGACCTTTATCCATGAGGTGAAACAAAGGGACAGCAGAATTAAGCAGCTTGAAAATGAGCTCAGCGAGtcaaagctccaagtggaaaag GGGAAGGTGCTGATTGCACAGATCACAGCTGAGAATGAGAAATTACTCCAGGAAAGAAGACGGCTCCTCCAGAAGATAACTGACCAAGAGGAGACCCCTTGGAACAACCGGTCTACAATTGCCACCCTGCAGAGCAG AGTGAAGATCCTGGACGAGGAGAATGTGCGGCTGCACGAGAGCAAACTCCAGCTCTCTGGTCACGTGCCCACCTTACAACGCGCGCCGAGGAGCATCCATGCTCCCAACGTGGAG